One region of Cryptosporidium parvum Iowa II chromosome 4, whole genome shotgun sequence genomic DNA includes:
- a CDS encoding DSK2 like protein with a ubiquitin domain, 2 STI1 motifs and a UBA domain at its C-terminus — protein sequence NFFSRHIICRIIGALKFEISILKLYISLNSQNYWKLLLRQPAINILKMASIDEISIVFKVSGGTQFNISVPRNTIVKDLKDKISEPSNIPSSQQRLIYKGRILKDSDSLDGMKVESGHTMHLVKSGVQVENQKPTNILDQAADYNSSSGNSQTTNNNNAQNFNSIPSASNDTNNGTNHNSNDPFAAMMNMLNGSDLGFQTQNLRNFSQNSYNGFGGIPNNNNFGNIPDLNSLMNSPIFQQSINELANNPQLVRNILHSNPMFAQLSANNPMLDQMLNNPEMMRMMLNPQMIQSVLNSNNMNSSAANSNPFSSLNGGGPNVAQINGLLNDPSIASMLSGVANGANRSVNSNVPNPAPQMYATQLSQLRDMGFIDTDASLSALQESGGDINAAINKLLERGVGQ from the coding sequence aattttttttcaagacATATTATTTGTCGCATTATAGGCGCtcttaaatttgaaattagtATATTAAAACTTTATATTTCACTTAACTCACAAAACTACTGgaaattactattaagACAACCTGCTATAAATATACTAAAGATGGCATCAATTGATGAGATATCTATAGTTTTTAAAGTCTCAGGAGGTACCCAGTTTAATATTAGTGTTCCTAGAAATACTATCGTTAAAGATCTGAAAGATAAGATTTCAGAACCATCAAATATACCAAGTTCACAACAAAGGTTAATATATAAGGGTAGAATTCTTAAGGATAGCGACTCTCTTGATGGTATGAAGGTTGAAAGTGGGCATACTATGCATTTAGTGAAATCAGGAGTACAGGTTGAAAATCAAAAGCctacaaatattttagatCAAGCTGCTGATtataattcttcttctgGTAATAGCCAGACAACCAACAACAATAATGCACagaattttaattctataCCCTCCGCTAGTAATGATACTAATAACGGAACTAACCACAATTCAAACGATCCTTTTGCTGCAATGATGAATATGCTAAATGGCTCTGATTTAGGATTTCAAACTCAGAACTTGAGAaatttttctcaaaatagTTATAATGGATTTGGGGGAATCccaaacaataataattttgggAATATACCGGATTTAAATTCTCTTATGAATTCACCGATTTTTCAACAATCAATTAATGAGCTAGCAAACAATCCACAGCTTGTTAGGAATATTTTGCATTCGAATCCTATGTTTGCCCAACTTTCTGCAAATAATCCAATGCTGGATCAAATGTTGAACAATCCTGAGATGATGAGAATGATGCTAAATCCTCAAATGATTCAGTCTGTATTGAATTCTAATAACATGAATAGTTCTGCTGCAAATTCGAACCCATTCTCTTCGCTTAACGGGGGGGGTCCCAATGTCGCTCAGATTAATGGGTTACTTAATGACCCTAGCATTGCCTCTATGCTATCTGGAGTGGCTAATGGAGCAAACAGAAGTGTTAACAGTAATGTGCCTAACCCCGCACCTCAAATGTACGCTACACAGCTAAGTCAACTTCGCGACATGGGTTTTATTGATACAGATGCCAGCCTGTCCGCACTACAGGAATCAGGTGGAGATATTAATGCAGCAATAAATAAGTTACTAGAGAGAGGCGTTGGACAGTAA
- a CDS encoding lysyl-tRNA synthetase (NOB+tRNA synthetase) has protein sequence MPCLSYILAALVETIIRLLFFFNYFVRMSTEMNNQSQISDTLDSVHYTDNRYKMMECIKDAGRPFYPHKFKISMSLPAYALKYGNVENGYIDKDTTLSLSGRVTSIRSSSSKLIFYDIFCEEQKVQIIANIMEHDISTGEFSVSHSEIRRGDVVGFTGFPGKSKRGELSLFSKSVVLLSPCYHMLPTAISGLKDQEVRYRQRYLDLMLNEESRKVFKLRSRAIKYIRNYFDRLGFLEVETPMLNMIYGGAAARPFITYHNELETQLYMRIAPELYLKQLIVGGLDKVYEIGKNFRNEGIDLTHNPEFTAMEFYMAYADYYDLMDLTEELISGLVLEIHGSLKIPYHPDGPEGKCIEIDFTTPWKRFSFVEEIESGLGEKLKRPLDSQENIDFMVEMCEKHEIELPHPRTAAKLLDKLAGHFVETKCTNPSFIIDHPQTMSPLAKWHREKPEMTERFELFVLGKELCNAYTELNEPLQQRKFFEQQADAKASGDVEACPIDETFCLALEHGLPPTGGWGLGIDRLIMFLADKNNIKEVILFPAMRNVKQNAQHSNQHSGN, from the coding sequence ATGCCTTGTTTAAGCTACATATTGGCGGCCCTCGTTGAGACGATAATCAgacttcttttttttttcaattattttgttaGAATGAGCACTGAAATGAATAATCAATCTCAAATTAGTGATACGCTAGACAGCGTACACTATACTGATAATAGGTACAAAATGATGGAGTGTATAAAGGACGCAGGCAGACCGTTTTATCCACACAAGTTTAAAATTTCGATGTCGCTTCCAGCATATGCTTTGAAATACGGTAATGTTGAAAATGGATATATTGACAAAGACACAACTCTTTCGTTGTCTGGAAGAGTCACATCAATTCGAAGTTCAAGctctaaattaatattttatgaTATTTTTTGCGAGGAACAGAAAGTGCAAATTATCGCAAATATTATGGAGCACGACATTAGCACTGGCGAGTTCTCTGTTTCTCACTCAGAAATTAGACGAGGAGATGTTGTTGGATTTACAGGATTTCCAGGAAAATCAAAGAGAGGAGAGTTATCGTTATTTAGCAAGAGTGTAGTTTTGCTTTCTCCATGCTATCATATGTTGCCTACGGCGATTTCTGGTCTGAAAGATCAAGAAGTAAGATACAGGCAAAGATATCTTGATTTGATGTTGAACGAGGAAAGTAGAAAAGTTTTCAAACTAAGAAGCAGAgctattaaatatattaggaattattttgatagACTCGGGTTTTTAGAAGTAGAAACTCCTATGTTAAATATGATTTATGGAGGGGCAGCCGCAAGACCATTTATTACTTACCATAATGAGCTCGAGACTCAACTCTATATGAGAATTGCTCCAGAGCTCTATTTAAAACAGTTAATTGTTGGCGGTCTAGACAAAGTATATGAAATAGGAAAAAACTTTAGGAATGAAGGAATAGATTTAACACACAACCCTGAGTTCACAGCAATGGAGTTTTACATGGCATATGCTGATTATTATGATTTAATGGATCTGACTGAGGAGTTAATAAGTGGCCTGGTGCTTGAAATTCATGGGAGTCTAAAGATTCCTTACCATCCAGATGGTCCTGAAGGCAAGTGTATTGAAATAGACTTCACAACGCCTTGGAAAAGGTTCTCATttgttgaagaaattgagtCTGGATTAGGAGAAAAGCTAAAAAGACCATTAGACTCTCAGGAGAATATCGATTTTATGGTAGAAATGTGCGAGAAGCATGAGATTGAACTCCCCCATCCTAGAACTGCTGCTAAGCTTCTTGATAAATTGGCTGGGCACTTTGTTGAGACTAAGTGCACTAATCCCTCGTTTATCATTGATCATCCTCAAACTATGTCTCCATTGGCAAAATGGCATAGAGAAAAGCCTGAAATGACCGAAAGATTCGAGCTTTTCGTTTTAGGAAAAGAACTTTGTAATGCATATACTGAATTAAACGAACCTCTACaacaaagaaaattttttgaaCAGCAGGCTGATGCAAAGGCATCTGGCGATGTCGAGGCTTGCCCAATTGATGAGACATTCTGTCTTGCATTAGAGCACGGATTACCACCCACAGGGGGATGGGGCCTTGGTATCGATAGGTTAATTATGTTCTTGGCAGATAAAAACAATATCAAAGAAGTAATTCTGTTCCCAGCTATGAGAAACGTTAAACAAAATGCCCAACATAGCAACCAACATAGCGGAAATTAG
- a CDS encoding multitransmembrane protein with signal peptide and GMGPP repeat at C-terminus, whose product MSHNASSRNQGGDTGLGIGWKLLAAVGFTAIVLQIISIILNGWRVAPAITYQYYQKSTLKSWQLQSSEYGLYIYKFNNGASTRPWSTVEQFVCSWIDSYVSISQVEQSLWGSTCSTDCQTALRTRCTSYVKFANGGYLCLGALVISIIVGIVGVVWLFVFGKSRNFLLFAWSTSSILSSSGIAYWCYTTSQAIKGIIGTQQYPYPSLGYGAYLGILSTVCFIICAFGVLVVHYLESKAAMDARQAELMKEAAANNEWMGQSGMSPPGMGPPGMGPPGMGPPGMGPPGMGPPGMGPPGMGPPGMGPPGMGPPGMGPPGMGPPGMGPPGMGPRGMGNNMINMQGMMPGASRI is encoded by the coding sequence ATGTCCCATAATGCATCTTCTAGAAATCAAGGAGGTGATACAGGTTTGGGAATAGGGTGGAAGCTGCTTGCAGCAGTTGGCTTTACTGCAATCGTTCTTCAgataatatcaataattttaaatggATGGAGAGTTGCGCCAGCGATCACGTACCAATATTACCAAAAAAGCACATTGAAGTCTTGGCAACTTCAATCATCGGAATATGGTTTGtatatttacaaatttaataatggCGCTTCTACAAGACCATGGTCAACTGTAGAACAATTTGTGTGTAGTTGGATTGATTCATATGTATCGATATCACAAGTTGAACAGAGTTTATGGGGAAGCACATGCTCTACAGATTGCCAAACTGCATTAAGGACTAGGTGTACGTCATATGTGAAATTTGCAAATGGTGGATATCTTTGTTTGGGAGCGTTGGTTATTTCTATAATAGTAGGAATAGTAGGAGTTGTTTGGTTATTTGTATTTGGAAAAAGTcgtaattttttattatttgctTGGAGTACTTCTTCAATACTGTCTTCATCTGGTATTGCCTATTGGTGTTACACAACAAGCCAAGCTATTAAAGGCATAATTGGCACACAACAATATCCATATCCATCACTTGGATATGGGGCATATCTGGGAATTCTTTCAACTGTATGCTTCATTATTTGCGCGTTCGGAGTGCTTGTAGTTCATTATCTCGAATCAAAAGCGGCAATGGATGCCAGACAAGCTGAACTAATGAAAGAGGCAGCTGCAAACAATGAGTGGATGGGTCAATCAGGCATGAGCCCGCCTGGTATGGGTCCACCTGGTATGGGTCCACCTGGTATGGGTCCACCTGGTATGGGTCCACCTGGTATGGGTCCACCTGGTATGGGTCCACCTGGTATGGGTCCACCTGGTATGGGTCCACCTGGTATGGGTCCACCTGGTATGGGTCCACCCGGTATGGGTCCACCTGGTATGGGTCCGCCTGGTATGGGCCCACGCGGAATGGGAAATAATATGATAAACATGCAAGGAATGATGCCAGGGGCTAGCCgaatttaa